Proteins from a genomic interval of Cucumis melo cultivar AY chromosome 7, USDA_Cmelo_AY_1.0, whole genome shotgun sequence:
- the LOC103493021 gene encoding coniferyl alcohol acyltransferase, with translation MEQEATIIASLSKSSSSNCLIHLPALMEHISIQPKLQVTFANKSIVKPTNNPLSESEPLILHLSNLDLLSGRFPITYFYFYRRPTTNSSTGIIDALKISLAKTLNHYYPFAGKIVQNPTTNEPEIICNNFGALVVEAKANLRLDALNFHDLNELLQGKLVTVNPDFPLQIQITCYACGGISITFTFDHALGDATAFGKFLLAWSEITRGKPISTIPDHRRNILPRSPPTYHPDLNNTMVKCTMEDINNIPTLKKLIKRLYYIDQTSIDQLQKLASSNGVKRTKIEAFSAYVWKKMVSAMETEHTKCKMGWLVDGRSRLGGDRNYMSDYIGNVLSVVFGEASIEELKCNSIPEIADVVHEAISKATNKAHFLDLVDWIECRRPGLMMSRIVLGLGGPGLVVSSGQRFPVSELDFGFGGPVLGTVGSTIERIGVSYLNQRPSAKGDGSWTVSAILEPELAATLELDSVFQPMTTTLLQL, from the coding sequence ATGGAGCAAGAAGCTACCATAATTGCATCTCTTTCAAAATCTTCATCCTCAAATTGCCTAATTCATCTTCCAGCTCTAATGGAACACATTTCAATCCAACCCAAACTCCAAGTTACATTCGCCAACAAATCCATCGTCAAACCCACTAACAATCCCTTGTCGGAATCCGAACCGCTCATTTTGCATCTCTCAAATCTCGATCTCCTCTCCGGCCGTTTTCCAATCACATATTTTTACTTCTATCGCCGTCCCACCACCAACTCCTCCACCGGCATTATCGACGCTCTCAAAATTTCCCTCGCAAAAACCTTAAATCATTACTATCCATTTGCAGGTAAAATTGTCCAAAATCCAACAACGAACGAACCTGAAATCATTTGCAATAACTTCGGTGCTTTGGTAGTAGAAGCAAAGGCCAATCTTCGATTAGACGCCTTGAATTTTCATGATCTTAACGAATTACTCCAGGGAAAACTCGTCACTGTAAATCCAGACTTCCCTCTCCAAATTCAAATCACGTGTTACGCTTGCGGCGGAATTTCAATTACATTCACATTCGATCATGCGCTTGGTGACGCAACTGCATTTGGAAAATTCCTCCTCGCTTGGTCAGAAATCACTAGAGGAAAACCAATTTCCACCATACCAGATCATCGGAGAAACATTCTCCCTCGTTCTCCTCCGACTTACCATCCAGATTTAAACAATACGATGGTGAAATGCACCATGGAAGACATAAACAACATTCCGACATTGAAGAAGCTAATCAAGAGACTCTATTACATCGATCAAACGAGCATCGATCAATTGCAGAAGCTTGCGAGTTCAAACGGAGTTAAGAGGACGAAAATCGAAGCGTTCTCTGCATACGTGTGGAAAAAAATGGTTTCCGCCATGGAAACAGAGCATACGAAGTGTAAAATGGGATGGTTAGTTGATGGGAGGAGTCGATTAGGAGGAGATCGGAACTACATGTCGGATTACATAGGGAACGTCTTGTCGGTTGTGTTTGGAGAGGCAAGTATTGAAGAATTGAAATGTAATTCCATACCGGAGATTGCTGACGTGGTTCACGAGGCGATCTCTAAGGCGACGAACAAGGCCCATTTCTTAGACTTGGTTGATTGGATTGAGTGTCGAAGGCCTGGGCTTATGATGTCGAGGATTGTATTGGGCCTTGGTGGGCCGGGCCTAGTAGTGTCATCGGGCCAGAGGTTTCCAGTTTCGGAATTGGACTTTGGATTTGGAGGCCCAGTGCTTGGAACTGTGGGCTCGACTATAGAGAGAATTGGGGTTAGTTATTTGAACCAAAGGCCGAGTGCTAAAGGGGATGGATCGTGGACCGTGTCTGCCATTTTGGAGCCTGAATTGGCTGCTACTTTGGAGTTGGATTCTGTGTTTCAACCCATGACAACAACTCTCCTTCAACTTTAA